A single window of Anaerobranca californiensis DSM 14826 DNA harbors:
- a CDS encoding PLP-dependent cysteine synthase family protein, whose protein sequence is MKIFESVAEMVGNTPILKINSFDLPEKVEIFAKLEYYNPGGSIKDRIGFYIIKKAEEMGLIKKGTTIIEATAGNTGIGVALAAIPKGYRVIFVVPEKFSKEKQQIMKALGAQIINTPEAEGLKGAFLKVEELKNTLEDVYVIDQFNNQLNPEAHYQTTAKEIYQQMAGDFHYLVAGAGSGGTITGIMKYLKDNKSQVKGILVDPIGSLIGGGQCCSYKIEGIGNDFIPATLNLGYIDEIIKVSDEEAFYYVRELAKREGILVGSSSGAAMAGAVELAKKIKGKIVVIFPDRADRYLSKGIY, encoded by the coding sequence ATGAAAATCTTTGAAAGTGTCGCTGAAATGGTAGGAAATACCCCTATCCTTAAGATAAATTCCTTTGACCTTCCAGAGAAGGTAGAGATCTTTGCTAAATTAGAATATTATAACCCCGGTGGTTCAATAAAAGATCGGATAGGTTTTTATATTATTAAAAAAGCTGAGGAAATGGGATTGATTAAAAAAGGGACAACAATTATAGAAGCTACTGCAGGGAATACAGGAATAGGGGTAGCATTGGCAGCTATCCCAAAAGGATATAGGGTAATTTTTGTTGTACCTGAGAAATTCTCCAAAGAAAAACAGCAAATTATGAAGGCTTTAGGTGCCCAAATTATTAACACTCCAGAAGCTGAAGGATTAAAAGGAGCATTTTTAAAAGTTGAAGAGTTAAAAAATACTTTAGAAGATGTGTATGTTATTGATCAATTTAACAACCAGTTAAATCCTGAGGCCCATTATCAGACTACTGCTAAAGAAATATATCAGCAAATGGCAGGGGATTTCCATTACTTAGTGGCAGGGGCTGGTTCTGGAGGTACTATTACTGGTATTATGAAATATTTAAAAGATAACAAATCCCAAGTAAAAGGAATATTAGTGGACCCAATAGGTTCTTTAATTGGTGGAGGTCAATGTTGTAGTTATAAAATTGAAGGGATAGGCAATGATTTTATTCCTGCAACATTGAATTTAGGTTATATTGATGAAATAATTAAAGTTTCCGATGAAGAAGCTTTTTATTATGTCAGAGAATTGGCTAAAAGGGAAGGGATTTTGGTAGGATCTTCATCGGGAGCAGCCATGGCAGGAGCCGTTGAACTAGCAAAAAAAATTAAAGGAAAAATTGTAGTGATTTTCCCAGATAGGGCAGATCGCTATCTCAGTAAAGGCATTTATTGA
- a CDS encoding S-ribosylhomocysteine lyase, translating to MNKTIVESFTLDHTKVQAPYVRKCGVINTPKGDVITKFDLRFTQPNGDTMPTGVVHGLEHLLAGFMREEIRDIVDISPMGCRTGFYLIKIGEEEEEEIAKGLIRSLEKVLKADKIPADNPIQCGNYRDLSLFGAKEYAKEVKDKLEEKYLKERKNEV from the coding sequence ATGAATAAAACTATTGTTGAGAGTTTCACTTTAGACCATACTAAAGTCCAAGCCCCTTATGTAAGGAAATGTGGAGTAATCAATACCCCTAAGGGAGATGTAATTACAAAATTTGATTTGAGATTTACTCAACCTAATGGAGATACCATGCCTACAGGTGTAGTCCATGGTTTAGAACATCTACTAGCTGGATTTATGAGAGAGGAAATTAGGGATATAGTAGATATTTCACCTATGGGTTGCAGAACAGGATTTTATTTAATCAAAATTGGAGAAGAAGAAGAGGAAGAAATTGCTAAGGGATTAATCAGGAGTTTAGAAAAAGTATTAAAGGCAGATAAAATACCTGCAGATAATCCTATACAATGTGGCAATTATCGGGATTTATCTTTGTTTGGAGCAAAGGAGTATGCTAAAGAAGTTAAAGATAAACTAGAAGAAAAATATTTAAAGGAGAGGAAAAATGAAGTTTAA
- a CDS encoding trans-sulfuration enzyme family protein: MKFNTLVIHGGIDGDKHTGAVTIPIYQTSTFRQTAPGKHTGFEYSRTSNPTRLALEKLVADLENGYQGFAFSSGMAAISSVIMLFNSGDHLIFSDDLYGGTRRVVDKVFKNLGITYSFVDTSSLEKIEKAITPHTKAIYIETPTNPLMKLTDIKEVAALAQKYNLITIVDNTFMTPYLQKPLDLGADIVLHSATKYLGGHSDLVAGVVVVKSQALGERLHFVQNSVGAILGPQDSWLLIKGIKTLALRMERHCENAIKVVEHLKGQSWVTKIYYPGIGGMFSFEVKNKEIRDKLLGKLKTFTLAESLGGVESLISVPAMMTHLSVPKEIRDKLGITENLIRVSVGIEDIEDIILDLQL, from the coding sequence ATGAAGTTTAATACTTTGGTTATTCACGGAGGAATTGACGGGGATAAACATACGGGAGCAGTTACTATACCTATCTATCAAACTTCTACTTTTAGACAGACAGCACCAGGTAAACATACTGGATTTGAATATTCAAGGACGTCAAATCCTACTCGCTTAGCTTTAGAAAAGCTAGTAGCAGATTTAGAGAATGGCTATCAAGGTTTTGCCTTTAGTTCTGGGATGGCAGCCATATCTTCTGTAATAATGTTGTTTAATAGTGGTGATCACTTAATTTTTAGTGATGATTTATATGGCGGCACTCGGAGAGTTGTAGATAAAGTTTTTAAAAATTTAGGGATTACTTACAGCTTTGTAGATACCAGTTCCCTAGAAAAAATTGAAAAGGCTATTACTCCTCACACAAAGGCCATATATATTGAAACACCTACAAACCCTTTAATGAAATTAACAGACATCAAAGAAGTAGCTGCCCTTGCTCAAAAGTACAATCTAATTACAATTGTAGATAATACTTTTATGACACCGTATTTACAAAAACCCCTAGATTTAGGGGCAGATATAGTGTTACACAGTGCCACTAAGTATTTAGGAGGGCATAGTGATTTAGTAGCAGGGGTTGTAGTGGTTAAGTCCCAAGCTTTAGGAGAAAGATTGCACTTTGTACAAAATTCAGTAGGGGCGATATTAGGTCCTCAGGATAGTTGGTTATTAATTAAAGGGATAAAGACATTGGCATTAAGAATGGAAAGGCATTGTGAAAATGCAATAAAAGTTGTGGAACACTTAAAAGGTCAAAGTTGGGTAACTAAAATTTACTATCCTGGTATTGGAGGTATGTTTTCCTTTGAAGTTAAAAATAAGGAAATCAGGGATAAATTATTAGGTAAATTAAAGACCTTTACACTGGCGGAAAGTTTAGGGGGAGTGGAAAGTTTAATTTCAGTACCTGCTATGATGACTCACCTTTCCGTTCCCAAGGAAATAAGGGATAAATTAGGAATTACTGAAAATTTAATTCGGGTTTCTGTAGGTATTGAAGATATTGAAGACATTATCTTAGATTTACAGTTGTAG
- a CDS encoding HD-GYP domain-containing protein encodes MRLIPINQVKEGYILGKSLYNDSGQLLVAKNTSLTNSMIRKIKELGYNSIYIVSEYTEAEIEEIVKPEFIQKTINLSKKITNMLIDRKGNLQKSLYELSQIINEIVDEILNSKEIFLNLINVSKYDDYTYKHSLNVMFLAISVGRTLGYTKKQLHDLAIGALFHDVGKLFIPKEILLKPHRLTSQEFELIKTHPQKGFQFLKEYTELSAIIRIVSLDHHEKWDGTGYPQGKKGEEIHPFGRIVAVCDVFEALTANRPYRHEIPLFEAREYIFGGGGSFFDFQVVQAFSKTVNPYPIGTYVKLSDGREGVIQNTNHNFYTRPIVEIHSEEGKKINPYTFNLLEVNNITVDSVIYDFSFNKAG; translated from the coding sequence ATGCGACTAATACCTATTAACCAAGTAAAAGAAGGATATATATTAGGAAAGTCTTTATATAACGACAGTGGTCAATTGCTTGTCGCTAAAAATACTAGTTTAACTAACTCTATGATCAGAAAAATTAAAGAACTGGGCTATAACTCTATATACATAGTTAGTGAATACACAGAAGCGGAAATTGAAGAGATAGTTAAACCTGAATTTATTCAAAAAACTATAAACCTCAGTAAAAAAATCACTAATATGCTGATAGATCGAAAAGGCAACTTACAAAAATCCCTTTATGAGTTAAGTCAAATAATTAACGAAATTGTCGATGAAATATTAAATTCTAAAGAAATATTCCTCAATTTAATTAATGTATCAAAATACGATGATTATACTTATAAACACAGCCTTAATGTCATGTTTTTAGCTATCTCAGTAGGCAGAACTTTAGGATATACTAAAAAACAACTCCATGATTTAGCTATTGGTGCCCTTTTCCACGATGTAGGAAAGTTATTTATCCCTAAAGAGATCTTACTTAAACCACATCGCCTGACAAGTCAAGAGTTTGAATTGATAAAAACCCATCCCCAAAAAGGTTTCCAGTTTTTGAAGGAATATACTGAGCTTTCTGCCATTATACGGATAGTTAGCTTAGATCACCACGAAAAATGGGACGGTACAGGCTACCCTCAAGGAAAGAAAGGGGAAGAAATCCACCCCTTTGGTAGAATTGTCGCTGTTTGCGATGTCTTTGAAGCACTAACAGCTAATCGACCATATCGTCATGAAATACCCCTTTTTGAAGCTAGAGAATACATCTTTGGCGGTGGAGGTTCTTTTTTTGATTTCCAGGTAGTACAAGCCTTTAGTAAAACCGTTAATCCTTACCCTATAGGGACCTATGTCAAACTATCTGATGGCAGAGAAGGGGTCATCCAAAATACTAACCATAATTTCTACACAAGACCGATAGTGGAAATCCACAGTGAAGAAGGCAAAAAAATTAACCCCTATACCTTTAACTTGTTAGAGGTTAATAATATAACCGTTGATTCGGTAATTTACGATTTTAGTTTTAATAAAGCAGGTTAA
- a CDS encoding flavodoxin family protein, with amino-acid sequence MVKTLVIYYSFEGNTKFIAETIAEKLGADLLELKPEKELNSKGFMKYIWGGSQVVMGKMPKLQPLDKNPLDYDLLIIGTPVWAWSYTPPLNTFFNNVKITGKKIALFSCHGGQNAKTFEKMEKALEGNEIIAKQDFFEPLRDKEENKKKAENFCSLIISSINGKL; translated from the coding sequence ATGGTAAAAACATTAGTTATTTACTACTCTTTTGAAGGAAACACTAAATTTATTGCTGAAACTATTGCAGAAAAACTAGGAGCAGATCTATTGGAATTGAAACCTGAGAAGGAACTTAATTCTAAAGGATTTATGAAGTACATTTGGGGAGGAAGTCAAGTGGTGATGGGGAAAATGCCGAAACTCCAACCCTTAGATAAAAATCCCCTAGATTATGATTTATTAATTATTGGTACACCGGTATGGGCATGGAGCTATACACCGCCACTAAATACCTTCTTTAATAACGTGAAGATTACCGGTAAAAAAATCGCTCTATTTTCTTGCCACGGAGGGCAAAATGCTAAAACCTTTGAAAAAATGGAAAAAGCCCTTGAAGGCAATGAAATTATTGCTAAACAAGATTTCTTTGAACCTTTAAGGGATAAGGAAGAAAATAAAAAGAAGGCGGAAAACTTTTGTTCCTTGATTATTTCCTCTATCAATGGTAAATTATAA
- the glgA gene encoding glycogen synthase GlgA, with translation MKVLFVASECTPFIKTGGLADVIGSLPKYLQDLGVDVRVIMPKYSGIDFSLTGYPQWQKSIHISMEWRKQFCGIETLEYKNLIFYFVDNKYYFDRPGLYGYYDDGERFAYFSKAVVDILPHIGFKPDIIHCHDWHSAMVPVLIDGRRGDDFYKDIKTVYTIHNLKFQGIFPKEVLSLMELDDSYFKFDKLEYHNNINFMKGGIIYSNCVSTVSPTYVEEIKTPFFGEGLEEILKFHQSKLRGILNGLDYEEYNPSTDSNLYVKYSLKSLGGKTRNKKMLQKELALVEDKNVPLIAIISRLTEQKGFYLIKEVLDEILQMNIQMVVLGVGDKEFEDMFIHAEQRYPDKLRVLLKFDEGLARKIYGGSDLFLMPSLFEPCGLSQLIALRYGSLPLVRETGGLKDTVVPYNQFTGEGNGFSFTNYNAHDMLFTLKWAIDIFYNDKKAWRQLQKNAMETDNSWKKSAQEYLKLYEEVKGY, from the coding sequence TTGAAGGTTTTGTTTGTAGCTAGTGAATGTACACCTTTTATTAAGACGGGGGGATTAGCTGATGTTATAGGTTCTTTACCTAAATATTTGCAAGATTTAGGTGTTGATGTCAGGGTAATTATGCCTAAATACAGTGGTATCGACTTTAGTTTAACTGGCTATCCCCAATGGCAAAAAAGTATCCATATCAGCATGGAATGGAGAAAACAATTTTGTGGTATTGAAACTTTAGAATATAAGAATTTAATCTTTTATTTTGTAGATAACAAGTATTATTTTGATCGGCCAGGTCTTTATGGATATTATGATGATGGAGAGAGGTTCGCCTACTTTTCCAAAGCAGTTGTGGATATACTGCCCCATATTGGATTTAAACCGGATATAATTCATTGCCATGACTGGCATAGTGCAATGGTTCCTGTTTTAATTGATGGAAGAAGGGGGGATGATTTTTATAAAGACATAAAAACTGTGTATACTATCCACAATCTTAAATTTCAAGGGATTTTTCCTAAAGAAGTTCTAAGTTTAATGGAATTAGATGATAGTTATTTTAAATTTGATAAACTGGAATATCATAATAACATCAACTTTATGAAGGGTGGAATTATCTATTCTAATTGTGTTTCAACAGTAAGTCCCACATATGTAGAAGAAATAAAAACTCCATTTTTTGGTGAAGGGTTAGAAGAAATCCTAAAGTTTCATCAAAGTAAATTAAGGGGAATATTAAATGGTTTAGATTATGAAGAATATAATCCTTCAACAGATAGTAACTTGTATGTTAAATACTCTTTAAAGTCCCTAGGAGGAAAGACTAGAAACAAAAAGATGTTACAAAAAGAATTGGCATTGGTAGAAGATAAAAATGTTCCTTTGATTGCTATTATTAGCCGTCTGACAGAACAAAAAGGTTTTTACTTAATAAAAGAGGTTTTAGATGAAATATTACAAATGAATATCCAAATGGTGGTACTTGGAGTTGGGGATAAAGAATTTGAAGATATGTTTATCCATGCTGAACAACGCTATCCCGACAAATTAAGGGTATTACTAAAATTTGACGAGGGTTTAGCTAGAAAAATTTACGGAGGTTCTGATTTGTTTTTGATGCCTTCACTATTTGAACCTTGTGGATTAAGCCAGCTTATTGCTTTGCGATACGGGAGTCTTCCATTAGTAAGGGAGACAGGGGGATTAAAAGATACTGTAGTTCCATATAATCAATTTACTGGGGAGGGTAATGGTTTTTCCTTTACCAATTATAATGCCCATGATATGTTATTTACTTTAAAGTGGGCGATAGATATTTTTTATAATGACAAAAAGGCTTGGCGACAATTGCAAAAAAATGCCATGGAAACTGACAATAGTTGGAAAAAATCAGCACAGGAGTACTTAAAGTTATATGAAGAAGTTAAAGGTTATTAA
- a CDS encoding class I SAM-dependent methyltransferase: MANFNEIFDVWADNYDETVYSSDHEYKEVFENYEGILEEIAKYIRDKRDGITLEIGVGTGNLSKKLVENGHYVVGIEPSKKMRERAKSKLTKVVLLEGDFLNIPLYNKVDSIVASYAFHHLTLEEKRKALKLMDSLLKDGGKIVIADTMFISQSYKEKIIKEVEELNAVNLLNDLNREYYELIEDIVGLFKELNFFITLKQMNKFVWIIFAQKKEGGKDE; this comes from the coding sequence ATGGCTAATTTTAATGAAATCTTTGATGTATGGGCAGATAATTATGATGAAACTGTATATAGTTCCGACCATGAATATAAAGAAGTTTTTGAAAACTATGAAGGAATTTTAGAAGAAATTGCCAAATATATAAGGGATAAAAGGGATGGGATTACTTTAGAAATTGGTGTTGGTACCGGTAATTTGAGTAAAAAATTAGTGGAAAATGGTCACTATGTAGTAGGAATAGAACCATCTAAAAAGATGAGGGAACGGGCAAAAAGTAAATTGACAAAGGTGGTATTATTAGAGGGAGATTTCCTCAACATTCCATTATATAATAAAGTTGATAGTATAGTAGCATCCTATGCTTTTCACCACCTAACGTTAGAAGAAAAAAGAAAGGCTTTAAAATTGATGGATTCACTGTTGAAGGATGGTGGTAAAATTGTTATAGCAGATACTATGTTTATTTCCCAAAGTTATAAAGAGAAAATTATCAAGGAAGTAGAAGAATTAAATGCTGTTAATCTATTAAATGATTTAAATAGGGAATATTATGAATTAATAGAGGATATAGTAGGGCTTTTTAAAGAATTAAATTTTTTTATTACACTAAAACAGATGAATAAATTTGTTTGGATTATTTTTGCTCAAAAAAAGGAGGGTGGGAAAGATGAATAA
- the glgD gene encoding glucose-1-phosphate adenylyltransferase subunit GlgD, whose product MKDVIGIINDTMNADELKDLTKHRSFGSIPFGGRYRLIDFTLSNMANSGINNIGIFTQIKSRSLLDHLGTGKNWNLNHLYILPPVIKPGENLENFGDVDYFSKHIDFLEKSKEKYVLLANSNCIYNLDFNLVKNFFFDSLADIVMVYKRVENTKDEKVINLDVDFSSKRIIDIAVEPNNSTGDLYCNIIFMRKEMFLGLIDYCVSRGLKDFIKDGIIPRLKTFRVMAYEYNGFYGQVKTLLNYYKLNKALLEKEVWDKLFINDNPILTKVQHEPPAKYVEGNLVENSLIANGCVIEGKVINSILFRGVKVKKGSVIKDSIVMQKGIIGENAVIENTILDKEVQVNNDVKVISPLNYPIVIERKTEI is encoded by the coding sequence GTGAAAGATGTTATAGGTATAATTAATGATACAATGAATGCCGATGAGTTAAAGGATTTAACAAAACATCGTTCCTTTGGTTCGATACCCTTTGGTGGGAGATATCGTCTAATAGATTTTACTTTGTCTAATATGGCCAATTCAGGAATTAACAATATCGGGATTTTCACTCAAATTAAAAGCCGTTCCCTATTAGATCACCTAGGAACGGGTAAAAATTGGAATTTGAATCATTTATATATCCTGCCCCCCGTTATAAAACCAGGGGAGAATTTAGAAAATTTTGGGGATGTAGATTATTTTAGTAAACACATAGATTTTCTAGAAAAAAGTAAAGAAAAATATGTTTTACTGGCTAATTCTAATTGTATATATAACTTAGACTTTAATTTAGTTAAAAATTTCTTTTTCGATAGTTTAGCAGATATAGTGATGGTATACAAAAGGGTAGAAAATACAAAGGACGAAAAAGTTATTAATTTAGATGTTGATTTTTCATCAAAAAGAATAATTGATATAGCCGTTGAGCCAAATAATTCAACTGGTGACCTTTATTGTAACATCATATTTATGAGAAAAGAAATGTTTTTAGGTTTAATTGATTATTGTGTCAGCAGAGGTTTAAAAGATTTTATCAAAGATGGCATTATACCAAGACTTAAAACCTTTAGGGTTATGGCCTATGAATATAACGGTTTTTATGGTCAAGTTAAAACCTTGTTAAATTACTATAAATTAAATAAAGCTTTATTAGAAAAGGAAGTTTGGGATAAACTGTTTATTAACGATAACCCTATTCTTACTAAGGTTCAACACGAACCGCCGGCAAAATATGTAGAAGGAAACCTTGTCGAAAATTCTTTAATAGCTAATGGTTGTGTAATTGAAGGGAAAGTTATCAATAGTATTTTATTTAGAGGAGTAAAGGTGAAAAAGGGTAGTGTGATAAAGGATAGTATTGTTATGCAAAAGGGAATAATCGGTGAAAATGCAGTAATAGAAAATACAATTTTAGATAAAGAAGTTCAAGTTAATAATGATGTTAAAGTTATATCACCATTAAATTACCCTATAGTAATAGAAAGGAAAACAGAAATTTAA
- a CDS encoding glucose-1-phosphate adenylyltransferase translates to MMKKECIALILAGGQGTRLGILTTKLAKPAVPFGGKYRIIDFTLSNCSNSGIDTVGVLTQYEPLILNTYIGIGTPWGLDKNNGGVTVLSPYVAKDGGHWYRGTADAVFQNIEYIELYNPDYVLILSGDHIYKMDYSYMIDYHKERNADLTIAAMKVDWEEAKRFGIIISDQDGKITGFQEKPAIPKNNLASMGIYIFNWKTLKEYLIEDNLNPSSSHDFGKDIIPKMLEDERNLMAYPFYGYWKDVGTIESFWEANMDLIEENRTLNLYDNNWRIYSVNPVKPPHYIGKTAKVVNSMITEGCYIEGTVIKSIIFPGTVIKKGAVVKESIVMPGVVLGENAIIEKAIIGENAIIDSCCQIGDSKGEITVIGEGTKIDKESVISSGCICEKDQLKGGV, encoded by the coding sequence CTGATGAAAAAAGAATGTATTGCATTAATTTTAGCTGGTGGTCAAGGTACGAGATTAGGGATTTTAACTACTAAATTGGCAAAACCTGCTGTGCCCTTCGGAGGGAAATATAGAATTATCGATTTTACTTTAAGTAATTGTTCTAATTCCGGAATAGATACAGTAGGGGTTTTAACCCAATATGAACCTTTGATTTTAAATACCTATATAGGTATAGGAACTCCATGGGGATTAGATAAAAATAATGGAGGAGTAACGGTTTTATCCCCTTATGTTGCAAAGGATGGAGGGCATTGGTATCGTGGGACTGCCGATGCAGTATTTCAAAATATAGAGTACATTGAATTATACAATCCCGATTATGTTCTAATTTTATCGGGGGATCACATATATAAAATGGATTACTCATATATGATAGATTACCATAAAGAAAGAAATGCCGACTTAACTATAGCTGCTATGAAAGTTGATTGGGAAGAAGCTAAAAGGTTTGGGATTATTATTAGTGATCAAGATGGAAAAATAACCGGTTTTCAAGAAAAACCGGCAATTCCTAAAAATAATTTGGCATCTATGGGAATATATATTTTTAATTGGAAAACATTAAAAGAATATTTGATTGAGGATAACTTAAATCCTTCATCATCCCATGATTTTGGGAAAGATATTATTCCTAAAATGTTAGAAGATGAAAGAAATCTTATGGCATATCCTTTTTATGGTTATTGGAAAGATGTCGGAACAATAGAGAGTTTTTGGGAAGCGAATATGGATTTGATAGAGGAAAATAGAACATTAAACTTATATGATAACAATTGGAGAATCTATTCTGTCAATCCAGTTAAACCACCCCATTATATAGGAAAAACAGCTAAGGTAGTGAACTCAATGATAACAGAGGGTTGTTATATTGAAGGGACGGTAATAAAAAGTATTATCTTTCCAGGAACGGTAATTAAAAAAGGTGCTGTTGTTAAAGAATCAATAGTAATGCCAGGGGTTGTATTAGGGGAAAATGCTATTATTGAGAAAGCAATAATAGGAGAGAATGCCATCATCGACAGTTGTTGTCAAATAGGGGATAGTAAAGGGGAAATTACTGTAATTGGAGAAGGAACAAAAATCGATAAAGAAAGTGTTATCTCTAGTGGATGTATCTGTGAAAAAGACCAGTTAAAGGGAGGTGTTTAA
- a CDS encoding metallophosphoesterase, with product MRPYFYLALTVFLSIYYSLVYYIGTRFYKILNHWLPKLNPLVYWITLFLVASIYILVRIFNSYIPYKIAKVFVKIGAYWLGLMFYLLIIFFLLDFIILLLKLGGIVDKSVIDTYWYLKLTGIISFLLIAVVLIYGTIMAKYPRVVEYDITLPKGKGQLSELTAVLVSDIHLGKIIDNQRLTKMVNLIKEIDPDIILIAGDIVDEDVGPFTREKMYETFGILNPPYGIFACLGNHDYIGGQVEEVKSYLKKSGVQVLIDQYVKIQESFYIAGRQDRTGARISGPPRKPLNQWLIGIDEGIPVILLDHQPNDLEEAANFGVSLLLAGHTHRGQMYPNHFITSLIYENDYGYSKKEKMHIIVSSGYGTWGPPIRIGTRGEIVKINIKFD from the coding sequence ATGAGACCATATTTTTATTTAGCATTAACGGTATTTTTATCTATTTATTATTCTTTAGTCTATTACATTGGTACACGGTTTTATAAAATTTTAAATCATTGGCTACCTAAACTTAATCCCCTTGTTTACTGGATAACTTTATTTTTAGTAGCTTCTATATACATTTTAGTTAGAATATTTAACAGCTATATACCCTATAAAATAGCAAAAGTTTTTGTTAAAATTGGAGCATATTGGCTAGGTTTGATGTTTTATCTACTTATAATTTTTTTCCTTTTAGATTTTATAATTCTACTTTTAAAATTAGGTGGGATTGTGGATAAGTCTGTTATTGATACTTACTGGTATCTTAAACTGACAGGGATAATTTCCTTTTTACTAATAGCAGTTGTTTTGATTTACGGAACGATAATGGCTAAATATCCTCGGGTTGTGGAATATGATATAACTCTACCAAAAGGGAAAGGACAATTATCGGAATTAACAGCAGTTTTAGTTTCTGATATTCATTTAGGTAAAATCATCGATAATCAAAGATTAACTAAAATGGTCAATCTTATAAAGGAGATAGATCCAGATATCATATTAATAGCAGGGGATATAGTAGATGAAGATGTAGGCCCTTTTACCAGAGAGAAAATGTATGAAACCTTTGGAATTTTAAACCCACCCTATGGAATCTTTGCCTGTTTAGGTAATCACGACTATATAGGAGGACAGGTGGAAGAGGTAAAAAGTTATCTAAAAAAATCTGGAGTTCAAGTCCTAATCGACCAGTATGTAAAAATACAAGAAAGTTTTTATATCGCCGGAAGACAAGATAGGACTGGAGCCAGGATATCAGGGCCTCCTAGAAAACCTTTAAATCAATGGCTAATTGGGATCGATGAAGGAATTCCTGTTATACTATTAGATCATCAACCAAATGATTTAGAGGAAGCTGCCAATTTTGGCGTAAGTTTATTATTGGCGGGACATACCCATAGGGGTCAAATGTACCCAAACCACTTTATAACCAGTTTAATTTATGAAAATGATTATGGATATTCCAAAAAGGAGAAAATGCATATTATCGTTTCTTCCGGCTATGGAACTTGGGGGCCACCGATACGGATAGGAACTAGGGGAGAAATAGTAAAAATAAATATAAAATTTGATTAG